Proteins from one Peromyscus eremicus chromosome 8a, PerEre_H2_v1, whole genome shotgun sequence genomic window:
- the LOC131917921 gene encoding CMRF35-like molecule 2, producing MWLCPGLLLFCLQGCLSLTGPGSVSGYVGGSLHVQCQYGKSYKNHLKYWCRGQYDTKCKTIVETKGNGEEKKNGRVSIRDHTENFTMTVTMENLSEDDAGSYWCKIQTFFIWDSWSRDPAVLVKVHVFPATTPMETTLPATTPTLPLVNTGQLRISTTELFFLQLWSLLSSIHFQVLVFLKLPLFLSMLCAVFWVNRLQKIPGGNLE from the exons ATGTGGCTGTGCCCAGGTCTGCTCCTTTTCTGCCTTCAAG GCTGTCTATCTCTGACGGGCCCTGGCTCTGTGTCTGGCTACGTGGGAGGTTCTCTTCACGTGCAGTGTCAATATGGAAAATCATACAAGAACCATCTTAAATACTGGTGTCGAGGACAGTACGACACAAAATGTAAAACTATTGTGGAAACCAAAGGAAAcggggaagaaaagaagaatggCCGAGTGTCCATCAGAGACCACACCGAGAACTTCACCATGACAGTGACCATGGAGAACCTCAGCGAAGATGATGCTGGATCTTACTGGTGTAAGATTCAAACTTTCTTTATCTGGGATTCATGGTCACGTGACCCAGCCGTCCTTGTAAAGGTACATGTTTTCCCAG CCACAACTCCCATGGAGACCACACTCCCAGCAACAACTCCCACCCTCCCACTAGTGAATACTGGACAGCTGAGGATTAGCACCACTGAGCTGTTCTTCCTCCAACTATG GTCCCTGCTCAGCAGCATTCACTTCCAGGTCCTGGTCTTCCTGAAGCTACCCCTgtttctgagcatgctctgtgCTGTCTTCTGGGTGAACAGGCTTCAGAAGATCCCTGGGGGAAATTTAGAGTGA